The Marivirga salinae DNA window CAGCAATGCAATGCAGTTGCCCTTGAAAAATTAGGGGTTACAGTATTAAATTCTCTTCATCTCAGACATTTAAAAACTTTGAATAAATTTATCGACCAAAAAGAAATCACTCCAATAGACTTTCCAAATGAAACAGAAAAAATTATTGAAAAATTGATCGTAGAAAATGTAGAGCTAGATTATCCAGTTAGGGCTGATTCTTTTTCACTTTCTTGATGGCTGATAATTTTATTCATCATTCCTTCAAAGATGAATTCATGAAATACAAAAATACTATACCAATATAGCCTACCAAATAATCCGTGGGGTCGGAAAGTTGCAGTTTGTGTTATTTTATTTTTGCCTTCTTCATTTTTGGATATCTTAAATTCTAGCCAAGCTTCTCCAGGTAATTTCATTTCAGCAAATAAGAGCAATCGCCCTTCTTTTTTATCGGCTACTAATACTCGCCAAAAGTCTAATGAATCACCTGCAACTAATTGATCATGACTTCTTCTTCCTCTCCTTAATCCAACTCCACCAACGGCTTTATCCATATAGCCTCTTAGCTTCCATAAAAAATTCCAATAATACCATCCGCGATCGCCACCAATTTTCCATATATTTTGCAATACTTCAGATCGATTTCTTTCAAATATGGCAGTTCTTTTATCCATATAGCATCCATAAGTAGGGACTTGGACAAATTCCATTAATTCAGTATTGATTTTTGAACTGGCAAAAGCATCTTTCCAACTAGAAACTACTTCATTTTGAGCAATTCTATCAAATGCCATTTTCACTGCTTCGCTGTAAGTAATAAGTTCTTGGGGAACAATGTCTTCTATTCCTTTATTTTCTACTATAACCTCATTTTTCATGCTGTCAACCAAACTACTTGCAATTTTATAGCTAGTAGCTGTAACAAAATGAAGCCAATAAGAACTTAGGCGAGGAGTTAAAACAGGAAGAGTTATAATATATCTTTTTAATCCTCTGACTTGTGCAAAGATTAAAAGCATTTCTTTATAAGTGAGGATGTCTGGACCGCCTATATCATAGGTTTTTCCATAAGATTCTTCT harbors:
- a CDS encoding SDR family oxidoreductase — encoded protein: MKILLTGANGYIGRRLLPVLVMQGHDVICLVRDKRRIELEEKIIDKVQFYEADLLKPEQLQDLPKDIEASFYLVHSLGSSSSSFQQMEKNTSQNFVEAINKTECKHIIYLSGISNDDTLSKHLSSRKNAETILSQAKASLTVLRAAIIIGSGGASFEIIRDLVEKLPIMVAPKWLRTRCQPIAIRNVINYLSGIIGKEESYGKTYDIGGPDILTYKEMLLIFAQVRGLKRYIITLPVLTPRLSSYWLHFVTATSYKIASSLVDSMKNEVIVENKGIEDIVPQELITYSEAVKMAFDRIAQNEVVSSWKDAFASSKINTELMEFVQVPTYGCYMDKRTAIFERNRSEVLQNIWKIGGDRGWYYWNFLWKLRGYMDKAVGGVGLRRGRRSHDQLVAGDSLDFWRVLVADKKEGRLLLFAEMKLPGEAWLEFKISKNEEGKNKITQTATFRPHGLFGRLYWYSIFVFHEFIFEGMMNKIISHQESEKESALTG